A stretch of DNA from Bacillus sp. Marseille-Q1617:
GAGCTCGATCCATCATGTGACATCAGTGCATTTTTCAAATCCCTCGGCTGGATCAAGATCGTGCCGACCCTTGCCGGAGTGGAAACGACCGTCTCTTACCCGCTGGGGACATCACACCGCGCCCTGCCGAAAGAAGCACAGGAAAAACTCGGCATAAACACCCATGTCGTACGCATATCGTTAGGTATCGAAGACTCAGAAGACATCGTAACCCAGTTCAACGCAGCAATCGAAAAATCTATCGAGTAAAGTTTGACTTGCATGAATGATGGGCGAACTTTAACTGTTTCCAGCTGTTGGTTGGAGTGCAAGACGAAGACTCCTGAGGGATAAGCGAAGCAGGGGAGACCCCACAGGAGCAAATCTCCGAGGAGGCTCCCCGCTCGCCCGCGGAAAGCGAAGTCATGCACGGAAAACAACTGCGGTTTAATAGCCCAATCTAAATAAAACAAAAAACAAAATAATAAAAAAAATCAGAAAATACCCTTGACGTTGAATGAATCAGCCTTTATAATTCATCTCAACGCACTACTTAAAAGACAACTAAATCGCTCTTATCCAGAGAGGCGGAGGGACTAGGCCCGATGAAGCCCGGCAACCTTCATGTTCGCAGGAACGATCTGCTACCACATGAAAAGGTGCTAATTCCTGCAGGCAGACTGCCTGAAAGATAAGAGGAGGACCCCTATTAAATTAGACCCTCTTCTTAGGAAGGGGGTTTTTGATTTTTCCTCTTCTTTAAAAATTCCTAGCCCAAGGATGGCTGATTCGGTGAAAAGGCAGCCATCACATCCTGCTGTCACCGAGACCGGCACCATCCATCATCAGCATTCAAACACGTTCACCCACAATGCCAGCGGAAACCCAATAAACCAAAAACCAGGAGGAATTCATTATGACAAAATCATTCGATGTTGAAACGTTACTACTACACGGCGGACAGGAACCGGATCCAACAACAGGTTCACGTGCAGTCCCGATTTACCAGACCACATCTTACGTTTTTGATAACAGTGAGCACGCTGCGAAGTTATTCGGACTTGAAGAAGAGGGGAATATCTACTCCCGTATCATGAACCCGACAGTTGATGTCCTTGAGAAGCGGATCGCCCTGTTGGAAGGCGGAATCGGTGCACTTGGTGTCTCTTCAGGGATGGCCGCGATATCGCTGTCCATCCTGAATATCGCGGGAGCAGGCGATGAAATCGTCGCAGCGACGAATCTTTATGGAGGCACATACAATCTATTCTCCACGACGCTTCCAAAGTACGGCATCAAAGTTCACTTCGTCGATCCGTCCGATCCGGAGAACTTCCGCAATGCGATCACACCGAAGACGAAGGCTGTTTTTGCCGAAACGATTGGAAATCCGAGTCTTCACGTGCTGGACATTGAAGCGGTCGCGAAAGTCGCTCATGACAATGAAATCCCACTCATCATCGATAATACATTTGCCACTCCATACTTATGCAAACCGATCGAATGGGGCGCGGACATCGTCATCCATTCAGCCACCAAGTGGATCGGCGGTCACGGTACAGCGATCGGGGGAATCGTCGTCGACGGCGGTAAGTTCGACTGGAATAATAAAAAATTCCCGGGCTTTGTCGATGAAGACCGCAGCTATAACGGCATCCGATATGCAGTCGATGTCGGTGAAGCAGCCTTCATCACAAAACTCCGGGTGCAGCTGCTGCGTGACTTCGGTGCCTGCTTGAGTCCGCAAAATGCGTTCCTTCTTTTGCAGGGTCTCGAGACACTTCACCTGCGAATCGAAAGGCATACGGAAAATGCATTGAAAATCGCCGAGCACCTCGATCAGCACAGCGGTGTGGCATGGGTATCGTATCCTGGTCTCGCACAGCATCCGTCCCACACACTGGCGCAGAAATACCTGAAAAAAGGTGCCGGCTCGATTGTCGTATTCGGCATCAAAGGCGGCAGGGACGCCGGACGCAAGGTTGTCGATAACATCACCCTTTGGTCACATGTCGCAAACGTCGGGGATGCGAAATCACTCATCATCCATCCGGCTTCGACAACCCATCAGCAATTGAATGAACAGGAATTGCGCACAACCGGGGTAACCGAAGAATTAGTTCGATTATCAGTCGGTCTGGAGTCCAGTAAAGACCTGATCGAAGACCTTGACAGCGCCATCGAAGCGGCATTGGCAGCTTCCCCGGTTTAATCCGGGAAGAGTTTTGTCAAAGAACTCAGCAGTGAGGCCGGTCACACGATAAAAGTACAACACATCAGGCCCCATCTGTAATGATAAAAAGGGGTATGGCGGGCTGAACGAAACCCGCCTGCCCAAAAAACACTTACCAAAAAAGGAGGAGACGGAATGGAGAATCCCCACACCCAAACGACCCGATACGAAGTAAACTCCATTACGATCCCATCTCTGACATTAGAATGCGGCTCCACCCTGGAACAGGTGGAGCTTGCTTATGAAAGAATCGGCAGAAAAGACGGTCCGGTCATCCTCATCTGTCACGCTCTCACAGGGAATCACCTTGTAAAAGGGACCCCGGGAAGCATTGGCTGGTGGGACGGACTCATCGGACCTGGTTCGTACCTTGACCCTGATGAGTACACCATCCTTTCTTTTAACGTATTGGGCGGAAACGACGGCAGCACCGGTCCCGGTTCCATCAATCCCTCAACCGGGCAGCCGTATGGAAGGGATTTTCCGAAAGTCACTGTAAGAGACATGGTCAAAGCTCAATATCTGGCACTGAAAGGACTGGCGATCCCTCACCTTCAAGCAGTGATCGGCGGTTCTTTGGGCGGGATGCAGGCATTGGAGTGGGGGATGATGTATCCATCATACGTCGATAAGGTATTTGCCCTTGCCGTCACACCTGCTCTCAGCGATTACGGCTTGGCTTTTAACCATATCGGCATC
This window harbors:
- a CDS encoding O-acetylhomoserine aminocarboxypropyltransferase/cysteine synthase family protein: MTKSFDVETLLLHGGQEPDPTTGSRAVPIYQTTSYVFDNSEHAAKLFGLEEEGNIYSRIMNPTVDVLEKRIALLEGGIGALGVSSGMAAISLSILNIAGAGDEIVAATNLYGGTYNLFSTTLPKYGIKVHFVDPSDPENFRNAITPKTKAVFAETIGNPSLHVLDIEAVAKVAHDNEIPLIIDNTFATPYLCKPIEWGADIVIHSATKWIGGHGTAIGGIVVDGGKFDWNNKKFPGFVDEDRSYNGIRYAVDVGEAAFITKLRVQLLRDFGACLSPQNAFLLLQGLETLHLRIERHTENALKIAEHLDQHSGVAWVSYPGLAQHPSHTLAQKYLKKGAGSIVVFGIKGGRDAGRKVVDNITLWSHVANVGDAKSLIIHPASTTHQQLNEQELRTTGVTEELVRLSVGLESSKDLIEDLDSAIEAALAASPV
- a CDS encoding homoserine O-acetyltransferase; this translates as MENPHTQTTRYEVNSITIPSLTLECGSTLEQVELAYERIGRKDGPVILICHALTGNHLVKGTPGSIGWWDGLIGPGSYLDPDEYTILSFNVLGGNDGSTGPGSINPSTGQPYGRDFPKVTVRDMVKAQYLALKGLAIPHLQAVIGGSLGGMQALEWGMMYPSYVDKVFALAVTPALSDYGLAFNHIGIQAIESDPDFQNGHYSPGTHLKGLEIARMAGMVTYRTPQLFDDRFKREEAQSCFQVESYLNYQGKKLAKRFDPNSYLTLLKAMNSHDLTRDRACSMEDIARNYPTELITISYEGDLIYSPQYLESFTNQVRAGRHYFVSTAFGHDGFLVEFEKWGSMISSHLKKYQPNRVVNG